The genome window TTCAACATTGTCTTTTCACAGCAAAAGCACATATAATACATAAAATCAACTGTAGGAGCTGCatttaaagtcaatattttattcatattggATGAGTTTTGTTggtaaatgtaatgtatttgtTAAGTATGTTAGTTTGTGTGCTTCTCCCTCCTCAGCTGGTGAGGTTTTAAGTCACTGACTGCAGCGCAGCATAGTATTGAAAGAATtcttaaaaccttttttttctctttatttttgacAATAAACCATAATCACCAATGAACCCACAAACcgctcccttttttcttttttttctttttgtgcgcCTTTTCACTAGTGGCAAGCAAAACCACATAGGAACCATGAGAAAAATAGGATTATTTGCCActacatcatcaacaacaacaacaatgcaagAAAATCAACAAGATATAAAATCAATACAGTagatgaatgaaataaaatgcagattacaattttttaaaatacatacatacattcattgCTACATTTTTGACATCCTGCCCcccattttttaaatatttttgttaaacattaagaatgtgtgtataatattacaaaagatatatttaaatttaagtcATAATAGTAAATAGATTGAAGAAAAATTACAaacacagccccccccccccccacacacacacatatctccccctctctctctcctccctctctctctcctccctctctagTCATCATTTGCTCTCTGGAAATACATAACAGTCGAAAAGGGGCATTTGTAGTATAGACCTTGGATGATTCACACTAATGCTGGAATGTTGCCTTCACTTTCCTATTtaattattagtattgttattattattattattgttattattgttatttttatgaatatttgGCACGTAAAGATATCATACTAAATGCTTTGGAATGGACAGTTCTCTCATAAATTCATCTCTTTTATCCTTCAGTCCTGAGAGGCGAGAACAaggttggttgtttttttttacttttttaatgtctggaaataaaaacatgtttgagctTTTCAGAGCTGTGCAATTGTCTTTTTTGTGAAGATTTATAATTGACAAATGTTATGTTAAAGTAAAGAAATCATGTGTGCATGAGTGTTTAAGTGAGTGACTGGGAGCTCTCTGTTTGTATTCTTCCTGTCAGATCATGAGGTGTACAACAACATGCTCATGCCCAGCATCTTTGGTGTCATCTGTTTCTTTGGCATCTTTGGAAACTGTATCGTGGTCTACATTATAGTGAGGAAGACCAAGCAGTGCTGCCAGCAAACAGTGCCAGACATATTCATCTTCAGTTTGTCTATTGcagacctcctcttcctccttggTATGCCCTTCCTCATTCACCAGCTTGTGGGTAATGGCTCGTGGTGGTTCGGTGGCCCCATGTGCACTGTCCTCACCGCGCTTGATTCCAACAGCCAGATTGTCAGCACATACATCCTGACTGTGATGAGTCTGGACCGATATCTGGCCACGGTGCATCCCATCCGCTTCAAACACGTCCGAACCCCCTTcatggctgcagctgctgtagcTCTGGTGTGGGTCTTCTCTCTCATCTCCATCACACCAGTGTGGATATACACAGGACTCATGCGACTGAAGGATGGCTCAGTGGGCTGTGCCCTCCTGCTGCCCAACCCTGCC of Solea solea chromosome 16, fSolSol10.1, whole genome shotgun sequence contains these proteins:
- the mchr1b gene encoding melanin-concentrating hormone receptor 1, coding for MFSNLNAASPYLVLTLGTLSKPVPDDLRDHEVYNNMLMPSIFGVICFFGIFGNCIVVYIIVRKTKQCCQQTVPDIFIFSLSIADLLFLLGMPFLIHQLVGNGSWWFGGPMCTVLTALDSNSQIVSTYILTVMSLDRYLATVHPIRFKHVRTPFMAAAAVALVWVFSLISITPVWIYTGLMRLKDGSVGCALLLPNPATDTYWFTLYQFVLAFALPLSIICGVFFKILQNMSATVAPLPQHSRRLRKRKVTCMAVAICLAFFICWAPYYILQLVHLGVQRPSFSFLYAYNIAISMGYANSCIVSLRMAAIASHPS